TAGAACAATCTTGCGTTTATCAGTACCGCGATTATATACATGATAATACTCATCGTTTGCTAGTTGTGTTTTTCGCATACTTTTGGAATTCAGCGTGCCCGGAGTACTGCTTTTTAAGTAACCGGACTACTTAATTTATGGTTACTCTTCTACATTAAGTAGTTTTTCGAGGGACTCTTTAGAAACCTCGCTGTTGGATTCTTCTTTTGCCGATTCTTTCTTTATAGGTGTCGGTGAAGGTTTCGTGTCTTGCTGCTCTTTTTGGGGAGCCACTGTACCCTTATTTCCCTTTTCTGGCTCCTTATTTTTAACAGATTTGGTAATTTCTGCCAGTGCGTCACGAAGTGCTGAATTCCCATTCTTGGGTGTTACCTCTTTAGATTTAGTGATCTTCTTCGCTTTTTTTCCACCAGCTGGTTGATTATTGTCTTTAACCACTGCATCCTTTTTTTCTACGGATTGTTGTGTTGGAGTATTTCCGTTGTTCGCATCGTTGCCATTGCCATTGCCGTCCCCGTTTTTCTTTTTTTTCTTTGGCCACTGACTGGCTGGTTTTTCAAACCCTCCTGGAGCAATCTTAGAATCAACCTCGCCTATCATTTTTTCAACCTCTGCGCGTGGCTTGCTGTAGACAGTTCGTGAATTCTCAATAATTTGCCCAACAAAATTAGAAGGTGCATTCTCCACCGGTGGAAGTGTTTTTGCAGAGAATGGTTTAGACCCAACACCATCTATCATGAGTGTGAGATAAATTTGAGCAAATCCAAGATTTACCAAGTCTTCCGCATAAAACGTGGGCTCAAATACTGTTTTCAGCACTTCTGCATCAAATGGACCGACGCGGAATGTAATAATACTTCCTACGTTTCCAAAAATTGCCGCTCGGATATCTTCATCTACCTGCTCTATATACTGATGAGCAATGGTAAGCGACAGTTTGTATTTACGAGCTTCAGAGAGTATGTTCGCAAACGATGCGTTAACCACTGACTGAAATTCATCAACGTATAAGTAAAACGGGGGTAACTGAGCAAGTGTTTCTGCTGAGTCTTCGGCACGGCTCATAGCAGCAAGGTAGATTTTTGTGGTAAGCATGCTTCCTAAAAGATCTGCATTTTGTTCGCCCATGCGCCCTTTCGATAAGTTCACAATAAAAATCTTTTGGGTATCCATCATTTCTCGTATATCAAAGGTAGATTTCGGTTGCGCAATAATGTTTCGCACCAATGGATTTGACGCAAATTGCCCTATTTTGTTTTGAATTGCCGGCGTTGCTTCTTGAGTATACCGATCGGTGTAGGCAGCAAATTCTTCTGTCCAAAAACGTTTTACGATTGGGTCGGTAACATACTCAACAACTTTTTTGCGAAATTCCTTGTTGATGAGCATGCGGTTTACATCAATAAGCGTCGTGCCTGGATACTCAAGCAAGGCTAAAAGTACATTTTGCAAAATATACTCCATACGAGCAGACCACGCATCTACCCAAATACGTTGAAACGAACTCATAAGCCCTGCAACGACAAGGTGTCGTTTGTCGTACCCAACGTCTTCCATGACGTTGAATCCTATAGGGTATTCAATATCAAACGGTGCAAAATACACAACGTCCTTAATACGTGACTCTGGTACGTACTCTAAGAGTTTTTCTGCTGTGCTTCCGTGCGGATCGATAAAACAAACTCCTTCGCCATTTTGTATGTCTTGAATCGCCATGTTTTCTAACAAGGTCGATTTACCCATACCAGTCTTCCCAATCACATACGTGTGGCGCATTCGGTCAAGCGCTCGAATACCAAATGGAATCTGCTTGTTTCGTGAATCAGTCGCACCAAAATAGACTACGCGTTGCGGATCGTATTCGTAGTTATCATCCATAACGATAAGTATATCGTACTTCCTTTGTGCATATATAGTATTAATCCCCGCCGTGCTACGCACGGCGGGGACTTTTGTGGTAGTTTTCACGTATCGAGATGATGCAATACTGCACCAAGAAGCACCGCTGCGGCAAACAGCACAATTACCAGAAGCAGCGCCCATTTCTCCAAAAAACCATTTAGTCTTGAGAAATCATGGCTCGCTTCCCTTATGCTTTCTCTGATTTGATACTCTTCGTCTAACCTCATCACTGGGCACCTCCGTGCTTAAATTAGATATCTATCTGAAAACTCTACCTTAGTTCAAGCTAACACAGCACTTATTATTTTGCTAACTCAAGTCCTCCTCGTGTGTAGTAGTTGCTCGGTGCCCACAGCATCCAGCTGTGTAGCCCAGCATCGTATGCTGCTTGAATTTGTGCTCGCACTTCTACCGGTCCGTAATCCCCTCCGTAGTCAAAATCTTGCAACCAGGGCCGTAGCACATTCGGATCGCGTGCCGGCTTACTGTAGATAGCAG
This genomic stretch from Candidatus Kaiserbacteria bacterium harbors:
- a CDS encoding type IV secretion system DNA-binding domain-containing protein produces the protein MDDNYEYDPQRVVYFGATDSRNKQIPFGIRALDRMRHTYVIGKTGMGKSTLLENMAIQDIQNGEGVCFIDPHGSTAEKLLEYVPESRIKDVVYFAPFDIEYPIGFNVMEDVGYDKRHLVVAGLMSSFQRIWVDAWSARMEYILQNVLLALLEYPGTTLIDVNRMLINKEFRKKVVEYVTDPIVKRFWTEEFAAYTDRYTQEATPAIQNKIGQFASNPLVRNIIAQPKSTFDIREMMDTQKIFIVNLSKGRMGEQNADLLGSMLTTKIYLAAMSRAEDSAETLAQLPPFYLYVDEFQSVVNASFANILSEARKYKLSLTIAHQYIEQVDEDIRAAIFGNVGSIITFRVGPFDAEVLKTVFEPTFYAEDLVNLGFAQIYLTLMIDGVGSKPFSAKTLPPVENAPSNFVGQIIENSRTVYSKPRAEVEKMIGEVDSKIAPGGFEKPASQWPKKKKKNGDGNGNGNDANNGNTPTQQSVEKKDAVVKDNNQPAGGKKAKKITKSKEVTPKNGNSALRDALAEITKSVKNKEPEKGNKGTVAPQKEQQDTKPSPTPIKKESAKEESNSEVSKESLEKLLNVEE